From a single Brassica rapa cultivar Chiifu-401-42 chromosome A01, CAAS_Brap_v3.01, whole genome shotgun sequence genomic region:
- the LOC103836815 gene encoding sugar transport protein 10-like — translation MAGGAFVSEGGSGGTDYEGGVTVFVVITCMVAAMGGLLFGYDLGISGGVTSMDEFLSKFFPQLEKQRVKAKHETAYCKFDDQKLQLFTSSLYLAALVASFVASVVTRKYGRKVSMFTGGLAFLTGALINAFAINVTMLIIGRLLLGVGVGFANQSTPVYLSEMAPAKIRGALNICFQVAITSGILVANLINYGTSNMAKNGWRVSLGLAAVPAILMVIGSFFLPDTPNSMLERGKYEEAKQMLKKVRGTENVDHEFQDIRDACDAAKEVEHPWKNIRQSKYRPALVFCSAIPFFQQITGINVIMFYAPVLFKTLGFGDDAALMSAVITGVVNVLATFVSLYSVDRFGRRFLFLEGGIQMFICQILVGSFIGLKFGTTGTGTLTPATADWILVFICVYVAGFAWSWGPLGWLVPSEICPLEIRPAGQAINVSVNMFFTFLIGQFFLTMLCHMKFGLFYFFAGMVAIMTIFIYFLFPETRGVPIEEMARVWKQHWFWKNYIPDDAVIGGHDEN, via the exons atggCAGGAGGAGCTTTTGTGTCAGAAGGAGGAAGTGGTGGAACGGATTATGAAGGAGGAGTCACAGTTTTCGTTGTCATAACATGTATGGTTGCGGCCATGGGAGGTCTCCTCTTTGGTTATGACCTTGGAATCTCAGGAGGTGTGACATCAATGGATGAGTTTCTTAGCAAGTTCTTCCCACAATTAGAGAAGCAGAGGGTAAAGGCGAAGCACGAGACGGCTTACTGCAAATTTGATGACCAAAAACTCCAATTGTTTACTTCTTCTCTCTACTTAGCAGCTTTGGTAGCTTCCTTTGTGGCTTCGGTTGTTACTAGGAAGTATGGACGAAAGGTTTCCATGTTTACCGGTGGACTTGCTTTCCTCACCGGTGCACTAATCAACGCCTTTGCCATTAATGTTACAATGCTCATCATCGGTAGACTTTTGCTCGGTGTAGGTGTGGGATTTGCTAATCAG tcTACTCCGGTTTACCTCTCGGAAATGgctccagcaaagataagagGAGCGCTAAACATTTGTTTCCAGGTGGCTATTACGTCTGGAATCTTGGTGGCGAATCTGATCAACTATGGAACATCTAATATGGCTAAAAATGGGTGGAGGGTTTCTTTAGGTTTAGCAGCTGTTCCAGCAATTCTTATGGTGATCGGATCATTCTTTTTGCCCGATACACCAAACTCAATGCTTGAGAGAGGAAAATACGAGGAAGCAAAACAAATGTTGAAGAAAGTACGAGGAACAGAAAACGTTGACCATGAGTTTCAAGATATACGCGATGCATGTGACGCTGCTAAAGAGGTAGAACATCCATGGAAAAACATCAGGCAGAGCAAATACAGACCAGCTTTAGTCTTCTGCTCGGCCATTCCCTTTTTCCAGCAGATTACTGGAATTAATGTCATTATGTTCTACGCTCCTGTTCTCTTCAAGACTCTTGGTTTTGGAGATGATGCTGCTCTTATGTCGGCAGTAATAACCGGTGTAGTTAACGTGCTCGCGACCTTTGTCTCCCTATACTCGGTTGATAGATTTGGAAGAAGGTTTCTTTTCCTTGAAGGTGGCATTCAAATGTTCATATGTCAG ATTCTTGTTGGTTCATTTATCGGTTTAAAATTCGGAACCACGGGAACTGGAACCTTGACACCAGCAACAGCAGACTGGATTCTTGTTTTCATATGTGTGTACGTTGCTGGATTTGCATGGTCATGGGGTCCATTGGGTTGGTTAGTACCCAGTGAGATCTGTCCATTGGAAATCAGACCAGCAGGACAAGCCATCAACGTCTCAGTCAACATGTTCTTCACTTTCCTCATCGGTCAATTCTTCTTGACAATGCTTTGTCACATGAAGTTTGGTCTCTTCTACTTCTTCGCAGGCATGGTTGCCATCATGACCATCTTCATCTACTTCTTGTTTCCGGAGACCAGAGGTGTTCCCATTGAAGAGATGGCAAGAGTTTGGAAGCAACATTGGTTCTGGAAAAATTACATTCCAGATGATGCAGTTATTGGTGGACATGATGAAAACTAA